In the Geminocystis sp. M7585_C2015_104 genome, CGAGAACACATGCGAAACTCACCCACTGGACAAATGTAGGATTGTCGGTTACAGGAAGGGGGACATTGTATCGGGAAAGAGTCTTGGTGATTATACCTGTTTGGGCGGCATTAATTAACTCCCCAAGGGGATTGCGATAACGAAAACAACTGATTTGGGGTGTGCCATCTAACTCTTCTAACCGGGGGCCAATTATACCTGCCTGGGGATATTCAGTCAATGCTGACAGTAGTATTTTAATTGCCCCTGGACGTACAATGGTATCACTGTTTAGGAGCAAGTAGTTTTCCGCATGGATGGCTTTGATGCCCAAGTTGTTGCCATAGGAAAACCCTCCATTGACTGAAGAGGGGATTAATACAATCCAAGGCTGCCAGTTATTCTCCTGGATTGCCTTTTGTATAATCGCCATAGAGTCATCGCCGGAATTGTTGTCCACTACTGCTACCATGGTGGGAGGCAATTGGGGTATCTCCCCCGCTAAAGACTGTAAACAATCCACAGTTAGCTGGGGTGTGCGATAGTTTATAATTACTACTCCCAAATGATATGATTGCTGTTTTTCCCCTTTTCCCCTTGTCATTTTAAGTGTCTTTTCTGGACTTCGTTAATAGCTAATTTAACCCTCTTTTGCCATTGTTTTAAACCTAATTTGCGAGAAAGAAAATCCGCTAATACTAAGGGTAAGCCAAAACGCTTGATTCTAAATTGCAGTCTATACCACCAGTCATATACCTGTAGCCATTTTCTAGTGGTGGAATTTACTGTTATTGGCGGCAATCCGCTTTTCTGGTAACCTCTATCCACTAGCAAGTCTCCAACCTTAGACTCCACCAGCTGGATTTCAAAATTAGACAGTTTCTTTCGCCATTGTCCTACTAGAGAGGCATCAGGTAGACTATAAGTACTATCTTTGGGATAGGATAACATTGCCCCATCGTATTCTACCCCTATAAAACTGCAAATCCCGGATAACACTGCCACGGGATTCTCAATCAAATCCTCATAGTGTATTTCCACACACCTGTCTGGGGGAATTTTTTCCCTA is a window encoding:
- a CDS encoding glycosyltransferase family 2 protein, with amino-acid sequence MTRGKGEKQQSYHLGVVIINYRTPQLTVDCLQSLAGEIPQLPPTMVAVVDNNSGDDSMAIIQKAIQENNWQPWIVLIPSSVNGGFSYGNNLGIKAIHAENYLLLNSDTIVRPGAIKILLSALTEYPQAGIIGPRLEELDGTPQISCFRYRNPLGELINAAQTGIITKTLSRYNVPLPVTDNPTFVQWVSFACVLVRRQVIEQIGLMDEGYFMYFEDVDYCRRAKEAGWGVLYYPHARVAHLRGRSSSVKEDIAAKRRLPPYYYASRSRYFAKFYGVFGLWWANLLWLAGRSVSLLRELVERKPTGVCEKEALDIWTNWLNPLGGRVGYR
- a CDS encoding sulfotransferase, which encodes MIEKPFFLVGSERSGTTLVRLMLNHHPKIAWLDEFEYAVDLVGEEGVFPPLEEYYEWLETDRIFQSTGFVVDRQLDYPHLVNSFLWQKKEREGKPIVGATVHRNFDRILYIWPSAAFIHIIRDPRDVARSCVDMGWAGSVWCGVDRWLEAEYTWNRLREKIPPDRCVEIHYEDLIENPVAVLSGICSFIGVEYDGAMLSYPKDSTYSLPDASLVGQWRKKLSNFEIQLVESKVGDLLVDRGYQKSGLPPITVNSTTRKWLQVYDWWYRLQFRIKRFGLPLVLADFLSRKLGLKQWQKRVKLAINEVQKRHLK